The following is a genomic window from Geobacillus subterraneus.
GATGGCGGATATGAACATTAACGATTTTTCCATCATTGACAAACCGAATGCGCCGTATGAGCTGTTTATGAAAGTGACCTATGTGAATAAGGCGGCCATTGAGGCGACGACGACAACACTCGATAAGCGCGAGTTAGAAAAAGCCGCTGAGGCGATGATGAAAGCCGAGAAGGTGGTTTTTTACGGAGTAGGCGGCTCCGCGGCCGCAGCGGTGGACGCTAGTTATAAGTTTACGAAGCTTGGCTACATGGCGGTAACATCGCCTGATTTTCATACGATGCTGCCACTGGTGGCCCATTTGAAAGAAGGAGATGTGTTCGTCGCCATATCGACGTCAGGGCGGACGAAAGATGTCCTGGAGATCGCCCGGTTTGCAAAAAAGCAGCAGGCGACGGTCATTGCCATTACAAAGCTTGATCCTTCATCACCGTTATATAAGGAAGCGGATATTCGACTTGCGCTGCCGGATGTTGAGCAAGACCATCGCATTGGCAGTATGGCATCGAGAATGGTGCAGCTCAACGTGATCGATGCCTTGTATTTGATTACGTTCCATCGGGTGGGAAGCCGGGTCATTGAACGATTTCATCAAACAAGAGAAGAAGTGGTGCGGTTGCGGAGGTAAAGCGGGCCTGAGACGGGCCCGCTTTTTTGTGGGAATGTTTCAAACAAAAAAGAATAGATTGATATTTTATTTCATAAATTTATAATATAATTATGAAATATAATTTCTTAAAACGTGCAAAGAGGTGACAAAATTGCTTGAACATCTCGCGACAGAACAACGAAACGAAAAAACGAAACATTTGGATGAAATGACGACAAAAGAAATTTTGCACGTCATGAACGAGGAAGATCAGGCAGCAGTTGCCGCAGTAGCTGAGCAACTTGATTGTATTGAAAAAGTCGTCCATCTTGTCATCGCCGCATTTCGGCGCGGGGGACGGTTGATTTACGTCGGGGCGGGGACGAGCGGCCGGCTCGGATTGCTTGATGCGGTCGAATGCCCGCCGACATTTGGGACTGAACCGTCCATGGTGCAGGCGGTCCTTGCCGGAGGACCGGAAGCGATTGCGAAGGCGGTGGAAGGAGCGGAAGATGATGAAGAGGCTGCTGTTCGCGATTTACAGGCAGTCGGCTTGACGGAAAACGATGTTGTCATCGGCATTGCAGCAAGTGGCCGAACGCCATATGTGGTCAGCGCCCTTCGTTATGCCAAACAAATCGGGGCATCGACCGGAAGCATCGCCTGCAATAAAGGAGCCGCCATCAGTCAGTATGCCGATGCGGCGGTGGAAATCGAAACAGGGCCGGAAGTGTTGGCTGGTTCAACGAGGTTAAAAGCTGGGACAGCGCAAAAAATGGTGCTCAACATGATTTCTACGGCAGCGATGGTCGGTATTGGCAAAGTGTATGGGAACTGGATGGTCGATGTACAGGCGACAAATGAAAAGTTAAAAGAGCGGGCAAAGCGCATTTTAATAGAGGCGACAGGAGTCAGCGCCGAAGAGGCGTCCCACTATTATGAACAGGCCAAAGGGGAGGTGAAAACGGCGATCGTGATGATTTTGCGCCAATGCGGTTATGAAGAGGCAAAAAAACGACTGCAACAAGCAAAGGGGTTTGTGCGTAAAGCGCTTGAATAACGAAATAAGGGGGAGAGAACGATCATGACTCGAGAACAACAAATCGCCATATCGATACTTCAGTACGTTGGGGGAAAAGAAAACATCATCCGCATTGCCCATTGCATAACGCGGGTGCGCGTGTCACTGCGCGAGCCGGGCAAAGCGAACATGGACGCCTTAAAACAGATCGAAGGGGTCATGGGAGTCATAGAGGATGAGACTTTGCAAATTGTCGTTGGCCCTGGTGTTGTCAATAAAGTGGCGGCTGCGCTATGCGAACTTACCGGTCTAGAACTTGGGGAAGTGATCGAAAATGAGGCTGAGGATATTGCGGAGCGGACAAAAGCAAGGGTGAAAGCGCGTCAGCAAACGCCGCTAAAGCGGTTGCTTCGCAAAATCGGCAGCATCTTCATCCCGCTCATTCCCGGGTTGGTGGCGTCAGGGATTATTAACGGAATCGCCAACTTTGCGAAAAACGCCGGCGTTGATCCGCAGACGACGTGGCTGCAGCTGTTGTTGTTGATAGGCGGGGGGATTTTTGCCTCACTTGGCGTGTTAGTCGGATATAATACAGCGAAAGAGTTTGGCGGCACTCCTGTATTAGGGGCGATTGCCGGTATTCTCGTCTTCAACCCGGCATTGGCTGATATAAAGCTATTTGGGGAAGCGCTTACACCTGGGAGGGGAGGCCTGTTTGCGGTCTTGCTTGCCGCTTGGCTCATGGCGGCGGTCGAAAAACGGGTGCGTTCGTTTGTGCCGAATGCGGTCGACATTATTGTCACGCCGCTTATCACCGTGTTAATCGTCTGTCTGTTTACCTTGATCGCCGTGCAGCCGCTTGCCGGTTGGTTGTCGTTCGCGATTACAAGCGGGCTGAAAGCGGTGCTTGACATCGGCGGAGTAGTCGCGGGTGCTGTGTTGGCCGGAACGTTTTTGCCGCTCGTGATGGTCGGACTGCATCACGGATTAACCCCGATTCATATGGAGTTGATTCAAAAATTGGGTTCGACGCCGCTACTGCCGGTATTGGCGATGGCCGGAGCTGGTCAAGTCGGGGCGGCGATCGCCGTGTATGTCAAAACAAAAAACGAGCGGCTTCGCAACATTATCAAAGGGGCGTTGCCGGTTGGATTTTTAGGCATCGGGGAGCCGCTGTTGTACGGGGTGACATTGCCGCTTGGGCGGCCGTTTGTTACCGCGTGTCTTGGGGCGGCGGTCGGCGGTGCATTTCAAGCGGTGATGAAAACAGCGGCGCTTGGCATTGGCGTATCCGGGCTGTCACTCATCCCGCTTATTTCCGATGGAAAGTATGTGATTTATTTCATTGGACTCGTCATTTCGTACACGTTTGGCTTCCTATTTACGTATTGGTTCGGGTTTAAAGAAGAAATGGCCGCGCATATTTAGTGGGGGATGATAATGCTTTCTTTTTCGTTTTATCTTTTTCAGCCGCTCGAGCAAATTGAAGACATCTTTCGGCTTGTAGCGCAGCTTGGGGCGAAACAATTGTTCACCTCATTGCATCTTTCAAAAGGCCAAGAGCTTAGGGAGCGAAAAAAGCTTGATCATATCGGCCAGTTTGCTTCCCGCTATGGCATCGGGGTCGTGGCTGATGCCACCCCCGCCGTCATAGCACGTCTGTCAGCTGATGCCGACATTACAACGGTGCTCGGGCGTTGGGGGATTGTCGGGCTGCGGTTGGATGCCGGTTTTTCTATGAAAGAAGCCGCTTCGTTGTCCAACCAAATGAGTGTCGTGCTGAACGCAAGCACGGTGACAGAACGAGAATGTAAGGAGCTAGCCTCTTATCAAGCGGACGAATCCAATGTAGAGGCATGGCATAATTTTTATCCCCGTCCGGAAACAGGGCTGGGAAGGGAGACGATGTTAGCGCAAAATCAATTGTTGCGTCGGTGTGGCATCGAAACGATCGGTGCGTTTATCCCTGGGGATGCGAAAAAACGAAGTCCTCTTTATGAAGGGCTACCGACATTGGAAGCGCATCGGAACGCTGATCCGGTTTATGCTTATATTGAACTTACGGAAACCTATGGCGTGAATAAGGTGTTCGTCGGCGACCTGGCCGTATCGGATGGGGTGCTTAGGCGCATGGATTGGGTGCGGTCAGGCGTTATCCCCATCCGCTACCGGCCGATTGTTGGAGCGGGTTGGTTGTCTTTGGTCGAAACGGTGCATACGAACCGGCGCGATGCGGCTCGCGATGTGATTCGTTCCGTTGAATCGCGCTGCTCCATTGCATGGCCGCAGGAAGCGTTGCAGCCTCTCCCCCCGGTGCCGCGTCGGGCAGGCCGCATCACGATCGATAACGAACGTTATGGCCGGTACGCCGGTGAACTGCAAATGACTTTGGTTGACCTCCCGCCCGATGACAGAGTCAATGTGATCGGTGAGGTGATCGAGGAAGATATGCCGTTGCTTCGGTACATTCGCGGCGGCCGCCGCTTTTGTCTCATTCGTTGGTAGCAGGAAGACTCCATCGACGGCTGGCGTGATGAAGATATAGAGAGGTGGCTGCCTGATTCTTTGTCGCGCCTAGGGGCAACGAGGGCAAGCCCATGGCCTGCCCTCGACCTTGAAAAGGCGTATCATCACCCTCTAGATTCGTTTCAGTTCGAGAAAAAAAGCCATTAAAAACTTCCGCACATTCATCCGGCATTCCGTCTCGTTCTGGCCTCGCTCGAGTTCTTTCATGCGCCGGCGGATGTCCGCAAAATCAAACAGTCTTGGC
Proteins encoded in this region:
- a CDS encoding MupG family TIM beta-alpha barrel fold protein, coding for MLSFSFYLFQPLEQIEDIFRLVAQLGAKQLFTSLHLSKGQELRERKKLDHIGQFASRYGIGVVADATPAVIARLSADADITTVLGRWGIVGLRLDAGFSMKEAASLSNQMSVVLNASTVTERECKELASYQADESNVEAWHNFYPRPETGLGRETMLAQNQLLRRCGIETIGAFIPGDAKKRSPLYEGLPTLEAHRNADPVYAYIELTETYGVNKVFVGDLAVSDGVLRRMDWVRSGVIPIRYRPIVGAGWLSLVETVHTNRRDAARDVIRSVESRCSIAWPQEALQPLPPVPRRAGRITIDNERYGRYAGELQMTLVDLPPDDRVNVIGEVIEEDMPLLRYIRGGRRFCLIRW
- a CDS encoding MurR/RpiR family transcriptional regulator; the encoded protein is MSEIGILTKIEQQLEQLSPAEQKVAAYLLRHAELIPTMTTKELARAADTSEASVIRFCKAIGIGSFPGLKLALVRELAMADMNINDFSIIDKPNAPYELFMKVTYVNKAAIEATTTTLDKRELEKAAEAMMKAEKVVFYGVGGSAAAAVDASYKFTKLGYMAVTSPDFHTMLPLVAHLKEGDVFVAISTSGRTKDVLEIARFAKKQQATVIAITKLDPSSPLYKEADIRLALPDVEQDHRIGSMASRMVQLNVIDALYLITFHRVGSRVIERFHQTREEVVRLRR
- a CDS encoding PTS transporter subunit EIIC, producing the protein MTREQQIAISILQYVGGKENIIRIAHCITRVRVSLREPGKANMDALKQIEGVMGVIEDETLQIVVGPGVVNKVAAALCELTGLELGEVIENEAEDIAERTKARVKARQQTPLKRLLRKIGSIFIPLIPGLVASGIINGIANFAKNAGVDPQTTWLQLLLLIGGGIFASLGVLVGYNTAKEFGGTPVLGAIAGILVFNPALADIKLFGEALTPGRGGLFAVLLAAWLMAAVEKRVRSFVPNAVDIIVTPLITVLIVCLFTLIAVQPLAGWLSFAITSGLKAVLDIGGVVAGAVLAGTFLPLVMVGLHHGLTPIHMELIQKLGSTPLLPVLAMAGAGQVGAAIAVYVKTKNERLRNIIKGALPVGFLGIGEPLLYGVTLPLGRPFVTACLGAAVGGAFQAVMKTAALGIGVSGLSLIPLISDGKYVIYFIGLVISYTFGFLFTYWFGFKEEMAAHI
- the murQ gene encoding N-acetylmuramic acid 6-phosphate etherase codes for the protein MLEHLATEQRNEKTKHLDEMTTKEILHVMNEEDQAAVAAVAEQLDCIEKVVHLVIAAFRRGGRLIYVGAGTSGRLGLLDAVECPPTFGTEPSMVQAVLAGGPEAIAKAVEGAEDDEEAAVRDLQAVGLTENDVVIGIAASGRTPYVVSALRYAKQIGASTGSIACNKGAAISQYADAAVEIETGPEVLAGSTRLKAGTAQKMVLNMISTAAMVGIGKVYGNWMVDVQATNEKLKERAKRILIEATGVSAEEASHYYEQAKGEVKTAIVMILRQCGYEEAKKRLQQAKGFVRKALE